The window acggtttttccaaatttttccaaactacaaacagtcgacattcttaaagaagaatgtcgcttcctgtgataatttatctcggaatgtcgacatcctaaaagtaggatgtcgtcttcctgtgataatttatctcgggatgtcgacatcctaaaagtaggatgtcgtcttgctgtgataatttatctcggtatgttgacatcctaaacgtcagttgtcatcttcctgtgataatttatctcgggaagtcgacattctaaaagaagaatgtcgtcttcctgtgataatttatctcggaatgtcgatatcccaaaagtaggatgtcgtcttgctgtgataatttatctcgggaagtcgacatcctaaaattaggatgtcgtcttcctgtgataacttATCTCGGGAATTAAgttgacatcccgaaagtaggatttcttttgttgaaaggattttacttgtatacgttttgttaactagtattacatttccaacaatatttataatattcatggtcataaactacgttaaactaaaataatggacgaaacaaaatgtcccacgtaaaactccataaggtttggaacataatggtcccgcaagttcaaatacacgcgagacttgcttagtctacacagaaggtaataaataatttattacaagcaaatgcaatcgtacaataatagaaaacaaaaactaaaaatcaatgcaaaacacatgtaggggatggaggggcccatacaaagcaaaccttaacgagtacggacccctccccctttttttgtaacgaagaaagcaatgtaagcaattctatttagtgggtgtaatcttatgtagcggcaaaacaattcaaaattacaggaagaacaaacacaaaaacagttagcgtaaattaaaacttaacaatttatttaaatgaaacagataaacaaaatacccaaaataaatactagagaaattgggccccacaactcttgctgggaaaaaaaccatgtcgaaatataccattgttatccatgagagacgttttgtagtcaccttggttggggagcgaggacgattgcacttttggtattgtcattgttaaactccggttccattgtgtgctgtatgTTTACCCTCAacgcatagattttcttgtgaatagtagctgtgtatgattcatggttcgctgaataatgtggcgataacaaacttttatccttttgatcaccatcagccccatgtataataaacttcaactgctgacgattgcacttttggtattgtcattgttaaactccggttccattgtgtgctgtctgttaccctccatgcaaatagattttcttgtgaatagtagctgtgtatgattcatggttcgctgaataatgtggcaataacaaactttcatcattttgaactgaatgcttgatttattatctagaggtcaatgcttgaggccagtaagagtattgtgcacgtacaccatgtagtttttgttggaaaccgtttgctaacagccatttatgttaccctttgaaataaaatcagaaaatttataagtttgcttgttgcataaaattaaattgaagatgatgcctgaattgattttttcaatcagagttggactctagactgacgtgttggactccttgaacactccaagtggttcaataggtagtgaaattccaatacttatgctgatgttctcatgatgtcagcatcaacaggaagttccaacaactttgtccccttgtacaattaaatatgcaaatatgggtcacgtggttaattaattacgatgtttaatttttttgggggtcggtggtttgatgtttgatctagtacaagttgatttcacagaactcttaaccaccaaactctgcgcttatgatcaccatttttcgcttactgtgtttttaaacatcatcgtgtcatgcatgcacacaggttatgttgggctaacatttgagaaaaagaaaaggcaacactatcgatataaagataagaatcaaacttaaatattacaaaaagaaatatatttttagttttgggggataaaacaatattgatttctgacggagattcgaactcgcaattctcaaatgtgtagtcgcgactgatgaccactaggctagaagggcacgatgtaaaaatggtgggtttttacatgtgtgcatcaacagaggggattatgatccggcgaaataattctcgtttcatgattttgcgaccattgtcactaaatatgaactgctaacgcctataactattaagtagggttgaaatgtagtattagatgccttaagggggtttttgacgacgacgtcgatgtcgtcaaaaacccctatctaattacgcacgttcgttttaacgaaaacccatgcacagagtaattggtccagaacgcggttataAAAACAacgacaaatttaacgcacgttctaacgaaaatcctaaacctccgtacgttgtgcgtgtacagagtaatgtgtccagaacgcaggtaggaaacaaaatagtatagactcctctcaagaagtcaacaactcatcgaggtacatactgtgttgtattaccgaagagaatgtttcacaataacatgaaagtgactgcatcaagtttacaaattaaaaattcaaatgaagaccacgtggttaattaattaagaacgttaacacttttttattagagtaaagcttatgttctaagcttcaatttgatatatgatttaactcttttatccttatactttaggagacggagcctgaacaaaaatgctgtacaaacgcaatggggttttaggcggaaacaaagaataataataataataaaaataataaaaatctcgacgaaaacaatacctgttccgacggtaggtcggaacagcgaAATAGTAAtccgagagaaaaaaaattatctgtTGCAAAAACTGACCACCAACCGAAAGGACCTATAAATTAATGCTACAGACTTCATTCCAGTCTCAGTGATGTCATGGTCCGGGCAGAAGTgcgcccacccccccccccccccccccacccaacctCTAGGGTTGAAAAGTCAGGCAGTATAAGCAGATTCATATTCTTACCGTAAATATTATTGGGGATCTGTTTCTTTCTTCACAGCATGCATTTCAAAGCCAACGTGTTAATGTTTGTGACGTACTCCTTAGCGGTTGTGTACATCTTTATTGCATGTAAGTATGTTTACCTTATGGGTGGGGGTACGGTCATTGATGACAACCATAGTATGATATGCAAAGGCAGGAAGCAATGTCTAAACAGTTGTTTCAGTATTTTACTGAGCCAAGTTTTCATCTAAAAAAACAGTAGAGGTAACCTTTGAGAATAATGTTGGTTTGATATTATCTGAATTACTAAATTTaaagttttgtcttttttccccCTATATAAATAAATAGGCCCTTTATATCTCTTCCACTCATCAGCACTcatcagtctcctgacaatgactagagcaagctagtcgaaacgttgagaccaatattaagaactcactccgcggtagtgaagttattaacgatccactaaaagctaaagtagtagtcccagccgattttctaccttccaccccAGGTAGTGGTTAaaaagcaggatagttcttttcagagctgagaagtctcccgaataccGAAAACCTTCTACGCGgtagaaaaataaaaagcaagacaagttctcaacagAACATAATCTTACTGACGAGTAGATGCACATGGTGATACCGCAAACTAAAATACATATACTGTTTTACTTCCCTTAGTTTCGACAACACGAAAGAAAACCACGTGTGTTGATACCCCCTCTTTGAAGTCAGATGCGTACAAAGTTGACACAAACCTACGAATTGAAGCTACGTATAACCAGTTTCAACCGACAAAAACCTCGACCCGGCTATCTCCCGGGGATGGGGATGGGGATGGGGGTGGTTCCCCGGAGCCGTACCAGTGCACCGCATCGGATCTTCAGAGGAGATCCGGCACCATCCTTCTGACCACCACCAATTCTGCTTATTTGGACTTCACAGAAAATTGGCTTGAGAGCATCAGGCGCACGAGAGCCTGCCCTAATATATCGGTGGTTACTGAAGATGACCAAGCGTTTAATTATCTCTCCAATAAGACAATGGCCGGACTGAATGTCTTGATGACTCAGACTGCTAAGTCAACAACTGGAAAGCTCGTCTTCAATACCAAAGAGTACAAGAAGTTCGTCAATAAGAGACAGGGGTATATCTTAGATCTACTGGAACAGGGCTGGGAGGTTCTGTTCAGCGATGTGGACACTTTCTGGCTACGGGATCCGTTTCTATTTTTCCAGGGGAACTTTGACATGGCACTTGAGGAAGATAACCATGAACCAGCCTCATACTGTGCCGGGTTTGTCTACTTTCGACCAACCGAACGAACCATGCAGTTTGTCAAGGAGTGGATCCGGTTTATGGCCAACGACAAGACCATGAAGCCGGATCAAGTGGTTATGAATATCATGATCCGGCGAAAAGTGATAGCCGGATTGAAGCTCCGGGTTCTTGACTCCAATAAATTTCCGAATGGGAAATTATTTTTCGATGACGAATGGAGGAAGGACAAAAAGGACTTTGTTGTCGTGCATAACAACTGGATTGTCGGACACGATCCGAAAGTTGAACGGTTCCGAAACTGCAGTATGTGGCTCGTTGATCACAAAGAATTCAAGTCTATGTGATCCGGTGTGGCAGGAGGTTCTGTTCCCCAAATATTTTGCTCccacggcgaactgtgtactTTACTTctcatagcgccctcttttgaaacaccCTCCTTCACAGGCCACATTATTTTCCCATTTTGGGGGACATAATCTCCGGTGGACcgatttccctgggacacccGGAACTCGTTTTTTTTGTTAGAACTCATCCACAAAGTGCTTTCACTATGATATATAAATTGTTAACACTTCATCAATTCATATCAACTCATCAGGGTAGAATTAttacacattattattatacacataatttCGGGCTAcgacgaaacaaaattctttccaagctgagatggtttgagaaCTGAATTAACGCACGATGACCAGGGGggaataatgttggaagtgctttgagatgccctatgggtgtgaaaagcactccataaaaactggttattactaTTATGGGTTGATGCAGGTTTGATTTTGATAttcagctgcagctacaacACAATAAATCAAATACTTGTGGATTTCAATTTGTTACTATGATGTCTAAAAATGCCCTACAGTAATTGATCATGCATGCACATtcacaaaccaaatcaaatcaggATACAAACACGGTTGTAttcgttttaaattatttattcatattatccaaatttatttattataaattatttatatgtaaaatataatttgttaaaattatacATATTTAGACTTTAAGATTAAAGGTGGAATAAATtatctttgttaaaaaatatgtgCAAGTAATAcactaataaatttgtttttaaagatgcatTGTCATAGTTTGGTCAAAATTTAAGGTCACAAATTAAAGGGGCTATCTCATCTGTCCTGCGGCTGTGCATGGAAATATTAACTGATGAACCCACCACATGATAATTTACATCCCAGGCATGGACATGCCCTTCCAGGATGTAGATGCGAGGGTGCCCAGGGTGTAGGTCACCAAGTGGTGGGTTCATCATTAGTTTATATAGTGCCATGCACAACTGCAGGACAGGCGAGATAGCCCCTCTCAATGTGGTACATTGCTATTTGGTAGGGGTAGGAAAAGTTATCAACTTTCATATAATACATTGATCATTGAATGGTTCTTCGCCATCAAAATTGAATACGAAATTGCTTGTtaacaagttagttttatgctaacaattagtttgagtaagtACCGATagtaccgatagtgtccagtgcctttaacctctcTGAGgaacaaatgtatttaaaacataTTATTGTCCTATATTTTGCTAAAAAACTGTACATTTATTTGaactgtttcaaaaaatgaaattaatatttttgtgcacacagCTTGATCTCATTGTTGGACCTTCTTTATTGTTGTTCCCGCCTGATGTTCATGTTATTTTCGTTTTCTGAAGGTGACTGTTTCTGTAACTGTAAATTGTTTCTCAAGTCGCCATGGTTACTGAAGCAAActtaaagtgtttgtttttttacaatgaaAACTCGGAAAGATCATGACTGGGAAGTGGTGTGAGTCAAATGGCTTAATACTAAAGGGTTCATGGATGAAAACCGTTATTTTGCTtacacacattattttcattcatagatgaaattgaaaataaataattgtgaataGGCAGTCGTTGGGAGATGATctgtttatatattatttattgggGTGACCTTGCCCGAGGATGACATTTTCGTGGGCAAGTAAGCTAGATTACCATCATCCggattactcctagaactatttcggtttcatctgctatcgtctccagtaacgggagacgatagcagacGAAACCGCAATatgggagacgatagcagaCGAAACCgcaatagttctaggagtacatcCGGATATGGAGTGATTGTCCACAGTATGTATAATTTGGCCGGTGGGGCGAGTTTGCTTAAggacacttttttatttatt of the Asterias rubens chromosome 3, eAstRub1.3, whole genome shotgun sequence genome contains:
- the LOC117287862 gene encoding UDP-D-xylose:L-fucose alpha-1,3-D-xylosyltransferase 1-like isoform X1, which translates into the protein MFKKRSSYGVHLTLAVSCSWLRLLLESFNYIKDTVYWAVHSRSNRTRRQPFECLPIQREREKLQNLMKVSIQTQSMHFKANVLMFVTYSLAVVYIFIAFSTTRKKTTCVDTPSLKSDAYKVDTNLRIEATYNQFQPTKTSTRLSPGDGDGDGGGSPEPYQCTASDLQRRSGTILLTTTNSAYLDFTENWLESIRRTRACPNISVVTEDDQAFNYLSNKTMAGLNVLMTQTAKSTTGKLVFNTKEYKKFVNKRQGYILDLLEQGWEVLFSDVDTFWLRDPFLFFQGNFDMALEEDNHEPASYCAGFVYFRPTERTMQFVKEWIRFMANDKTMKPDQVVMNIMIRRKVIAGLKLRVLDSNKFPNGKLFFDDEWRKDKKDFVVVHNNWIVGHDPKVERFRNCSMWLVDHKEFKSM
- the LOC117287862 gene encoding UDP-D-xylose:L-fucose alpha-1,3-D-xylosyltransferase 1-like isoform X2; the encoded protein is MHFKANVLMFVTYSLAVVYIFIAFSTTRKKTTCVDTPSLKSDAYKVDTNLRIEATYNQFQPTKTSTRLSPGDGDGDGGGSPEPYQCTASDLQRRSGTILLTTTNSAYLDFTENWLESIRRTRACPNISVVTEDDQAFNYLSNKTMAGLNVLMTQTAKSTTGKLVFNTKEYKKFVNKRQGYILDLLEQGWEVLFSDVDTFWLRDPFLFFQGNFDMALEEDNHEPASYCAGFVYFRPTERTMQFVKEWIRFMANDKTMKPDQVVMNIMIRRKVIAGLKLRVLDSNKFPNGKLFFDDEWRKDKKDFVVVHNNWIVGHDPKVERFRNCSMWLVDHKEFKSM